In a single window of the Drosophila miranda strain MSH22 chromosome XL, D.miranda_PacBio2.1, whole genome shotgun sequence genome:
- the LOC108164816 gene encoding chorion peroxidase: MCRILCISLLLWHFLLVCQFENSAAAAFSARQSRNDLEVENQQTSAAPVSPAPTGSTETSTATSGLLKKCLPCTGVKCVPQIQCPAHVRMKSHEKPQICDLPAGKFGYCCQTGQNHTAPRLENRERRADFPSFVSPTLLDEARRNFEHLMHGVAQIPVHRGLPDFSHGIVFHSTAKEDLHNFGLSHNALEQVFTTQLFSKMEQLPVDDIITNNVPVKFTKSPLDQPCQAPPICRNIQSVYRSFDGTCNNPSPARSHWGAAGQPLERMLPPAYEDGIWNPRVHSTDGTLLLGARKISRILLADVDRPHPKYNLLVMQFGQVLAHDVSQTSTVRLDGGDLVQCCSPGGKGPLNPQQSHFACMPISVDPDDEFYNAFGVRCLNLVRLSLVPNRDCQLSYGKQMSKVTHFLDVSPVYGSSQEAARDLRSLKGGRLRMLNDFGRDLLPLADDKKACPSEEAGKSCFKSGDGRTNQIISLITLQILFAREHNRVADILAQINPSAGDEWLFQEARRIVIAEVQHITYNEFLPIIIGPQQMKRFRLVPLHQGYAHDYSPDVNPAITNEFSGAAYRMGHSSVDGKFRIRGEHGRIDEVINIPDVMFNPSRMRKREFYDNMLRTLYSQPIQQIDSSITQGLSRFLFRGDNPFGLDLAAINIQRGRDQGLHCYNDYLELMGAPKIKTFHQFPHEVGQKLARAYRTPDDIDLWVGGLLEKAVEGGIVGVTFAEIIADQFARFKHGDRYYYEYDADINPGAFTPNQLQEIRKTTMARLICDNADRLTLQEVPVAAFIRADFPGNQMIGCDDPILPAVNLNAWRT; this comes from the exons ATGTGTCGGATATTGTGTATTTCTTTGCTCTTGTGGCATTTTTTATTGGTGTGTCAATTTGAGAattcagcagcagccgcattTTCTGCACGGCAGAGCCGCAACGATTTAGAAGTTGAGAATCAGCAGACATCTGCTGCACCTGTGTCTCCTGCTCCAACTGGATCTACAGAAACAAGCACAG CCACCAGCGGGCTGCTGAAAAAATGTCTCCCATGTACCGGTGTGAAATGCGTGCCACAAATCCAGTGTCCAGCCCATGTCCGCATGAAAAGCCATGAGAAACCGCAAATTTGCGACCTTCCAGCCGGCAAATTTGGCTACTGCTGCCAGACGGGCCAGAACCACACAGCTCCGCGCTTGGAGAACAGGGAGCGTCGCGCGGATTTTCCCAGCTTTGTGTCTCCCACCTTACTCGATGAGGCCCGGCGAAACTTTGAACATCTGATGCATGGTGTGGCCCAGATACCCGTTCATCGGGGTCTGCCCGACTTCAGTCACGGCATTGTCTTCCACTCCACGGCCAAGGAGGATCTGCACAACTTTGGGCTGTCCCACAATGCCCTCGAGCAGGTCTTCACCACACAGCTCTTCAGCAAGATGGAACAGCTACCCGTGGACGATATCATCACCAACAACGTACCGGTAAAGTTCACAAAGTCACCGCTGGACCAGCCCTGCCAGGCACCGCCAATTTGTCGGAACATCCAATCCGTATATCGCAGCTTTGACGGGACATGCAACAATCCGTCGCCAGCCCGGTCGCATTGGGGTGCTGCCGGCCAGCCCTTGGAGCGTATGCTGCCGCCGGCCTACGAGGATGGCATCTGGAATCCCCGTGTCCACTCGACTGACGGCACTCTTCTGTTGGGGGCTCGCAAGATCTCCCGAATCCTCCTGGCCGATGTCGATCGTCCCCATCCCAAGTACAATCTTCTGGTGATGCAGTTTGGACAGGTTTTG GCACACGATGTCTCGCAGACCTCCACAGTGCGTCTCGACGGTGGGGATCTAGTGCAGTGCTGTTCTCCTGGGGGAAAAGGGCCATTGAATCCACAGCAGAGCCACTTTGCCTGCATGCCGATCTCCGTAGATCCGGATGATGAATTTTACAATGCCTTCGGCGTTCGTTGCCTGAACTTGGTGAGGCTCTCCCTTGTGCCGAATCGGGACTGCCAGCTCAGTTATGGCAAGCAAATGAGCAAGGTAACGCACTTTTTGGACGTCTCGCCGGTGTACGGCTCCAGTCAGGAGGCAGCCCGTGATCTGAGATCATTAAAAGGCGGACGCTTGCGCATGCTGAACGATTTCGGACGGGATCTTTTGCCGCTGGCGGACGACAAGAAGGCCTGTCCTAGTGAGGAGGCCGGAAAGTCTTGCTTCAAGTCGG GAGACGGACGCACCAATCAGATCATATCGCTCATTACCCTTCAAATACTCTTCGCTCGCGAGCACAATCGTGTGGCCGATATACTGGCCCAGATCAATCCATCGGCCGGCGATGAGTGGCTCTTCCAGGAGGCACGGCGCATCGTCATTGCCGAAGTGCAGCACATCACTTACAATGAGTTCCTGCCGATTATCATTGGACCGCAGCAGATGAAGCGCTTCCGACTGGTGCCCCTCCATCAGGGCTATGCGCATGACTATAGCCCGGATGTGAATCCTGCTATAACCAACGAATTCTCTGGTGCCGCCTATCGCATGGGGCATTCCAG TGTCGATGGAAAGTTCCGCATACGGGGCGAGCATGGCCGCATTGATGAAGTGATCAATATCCCGGATGTGATGTTCAATCCGTCGCGCATGCGCAAGCGTGAGTTCTACGATAATATGCTCCGGACCCTTTACAGCCAGCCCATTCAGCAGATCGACAGCTCTATTACCCAAGGA CTCAGTCGATTCCTGTTCCGCGGTGATAATCCATTCGGTCTCGATCTGGCCGCCATAAATATACAGCGTGGGCGCGACCAGGGTTTGCACTGCTACAACGATTATCTGGAGCTTATGGGTGCCCCCAAGATTAAGACTTTTCATCAGTTTCCCCACGAG GTTGGCCAAAAGCTGGCACGCGCTTATAGGACGCCGGATGACATTGATTTGTGGGTTGGTGGACTCCTGGAGAAAGCCGTTGAGGGCGGCATTGTGGGCGTTACCTTTGCCGAGATCATTGCCGATCAGTTTGCGCGCTTCAAACACGGAGATCGCTACTACTACGAGTACGATGCTGACATCAATCCCGGCGCCTTCACACCCAATCAGCTGCAGGAGATTCGAAAGACAACGATGGCTCGTCTGATTTGCGACAATGCCGATCGCCTAACGCTCCAGGAAGTGCCCGTGGCCGCCTTTATCCGTGCTGACTTTCCGGG CAACCAAATGATTGGCTGCGATGATCCCATCCTGCCTGCCGTCAATCTGAATGCCTGGCGCACTTGA